The Amycolatopsis nigrescens CSC17Ta-90 genomic interval GTCATGGTGACGAAACCGAACGGATCGATCTCCTCGGGATAGTCGGCGCCATAAGCGTTCCGGTAGATCTCGCGCAGCGTGGCGCTGTCCCGCTGGCGCCGCAGCACCTCGGCGTAGCGGTCCTCCTCCTGGCTGAACTCCCCGGTACTGGCACTGGTCATGAGTCCGCTCCCTGCTGGTCTAGCCGTCCCTCGCGAAGCCTGGTGGTGTGCCGGAGCCGTTCGATGGTGGCGGGTCGGTGCGCGATGACGATCAGCGTGCGATCCCCCCGCAGCCGGTCGATCGCGGTTTCGATCCGCAGCGCGGTGGCCGGGTCCACGTCCGCGGTCGCCTCGTCCAGCACCAGCACCGCCGGATCGACCAGCGCCGCCCGGAGCAGGCCGACCAGTTGCCGCTCGCCCGCGGAGAGGTGCTCGCCGCGGGGGCCGGTGTCGCTGTCCAGCCCGTCGTCGAGACCGGCGACCCAGTCCGCCAGCCCGAGTTCGCCGACCGCGCGTTCCAGCTCCGCGCGTCCCGGCTCCCCCGGTACCAGCGCGAGGTTCTCCGCGAGCGTGCCGGTGATCAGGTGCACCTGCTGCGGGATCAGCACGATCCGGCGACGAAGCTCCGCGGGCGGGATCTCGCGGATGTCCGTGCCGGCGTACCGCACCCGGCCCTGATCCGGCTGGTACAGCCCGGAAAGCAGCTTCGACAGGGTGGTCTTCCCGGAGCCGGTCGGCCCGGCCAGCGCCGCGCGATCCCCGGCGGGGAAGGAAACATTCAGCCCGTGCAGTACTTCGACACCGTCCACATAGGAAAAGTGCAGGTCCTCCGCGGTCAGCTCGCCGCGTTCCGGGGTCGCCGGCGCGGTGGTTTCCTTGCCGGCCTCGGCGTCCGAGGTCGCGTTCAGCAGGTCGAGCAGCCTCGCGAACGCCGTCCGCGAGGTCTGCATCTGGGTGATCAACTGGGTGAGCTGGGTGACCGAGCTGAACAGCTGGCGCATCGCGAGCACGAACACCACCACGGTGCCGACGCTGATCACGCCGCTGAGCGCCAGCCAACCGGCCACCAGCAGGATCACCGCATCCGCGACGCCCTGCACGATGGTGACCGCGCTGCTGCGGAAGGCGACCAGCTGGGCGCCCCGCGCGGCGTCGTAGAGCTTGCCGTGGTCGGCTTCGATCCGCTCGCGCAGCACGCCGTCCGCGCCGGTGGTCTGGATCAGCTCCCGCGCCTCGGCCCCCTCCCGGTAGGTCGCGGCCACCTCGGCCTGCCGGGCCGCCTGCGCGGCGAAGGCCGGTGCCGCGGCACGTTTGAACGAGCGCAGCAGCCACACCGTCGCGGGCAGGAACACCACGGCCAGCAGCAGGGTCAGCGGCACCGAGTAGAACAGCAGGATCGACGTGGCGAAGAGCAGATAGCCCACCACGGCGAGCAGGTCGGGCAGGTCGGAGCGGA includes:
- a CDS encoding ABC transporter ATP-binding protein, whose amino-acid sequence is MAEPQAEPVATLSDEPSQRALRRRAWPYLRPHRWLIALAVLVTLLSTLSLALIPPAIGLATDRLLAGDRTGTLVAAGAVLVLAVTRMLLLRNSEVLLVRAGEKVVRRLRDLVTERLAGTSLRFIEKHRSGDLLRRSTSEIADLAGFVRSDLPDLLAVVGYLLFATSILLFYSVPLTLLLAVVFLPATVWLLRSFKRAAAPAFAAQAARQAEVAATYREGAEARELIQTTGADGVLRERIEADHGKLYDAARGAQLVAFRSSAVTIVQGVADAVILLVAGWLALSGVISVGTVVVFVLAMRQLFSSVTQLTQLITQMQTSRTAFARLLDLLNATSDAEAGKETTAPATPERGELTAEDLHFSYVDGVEVLHGLNVSFPAGDRAALAGPTGSGKTTLSKLLSGLYQPDQGRVRYAGTDIREIPPAELRRRIVLIPQQVHLITGTLAENLALVPGEPGRAELERAVGELGLADWVAGLDDGLDSDTGPRGEHLSAGERQLVGLLRAALVDPAVLVLDEATADVDPATALRIETAIDRLRGDRTLIVIAHRPATIERLRHTTRLREGRLDQQGADS